The Papaver somniferum cultivar HN1 chromosome 3, ASM357369v1, whole genome shotgun sequence genome includes a region encoding these proteins:
- the LOC113357769 gene encoding putative F-box/FBD/LRR-repeat protein At1g66290: protein MVFMFRDHTNIQKLSVPWEGAASGDSVVVNVNRWILFAIKQDVQEITIRIGESHVAAYEIPHRLLNCKSLRKLEIYMYGNGRYTDIILPKSMNLTQLKVLILEGLSFSNVELRKRLISSCPVLEILTAIDCDLQTDNHRESDVLNEQRILVLSGRKQENDGNGTCYDS, encoded by the exons ATGGTATTCATGTTTCGCGACCACACCAATATTCAGAAGTTGAGTGTGCCTTGGGAGGGTGCTGCATCTGGTGATTCGGTGGTAGTGAATGTCAATAGATGGATCCTTTTTGCTATTAAGCAAGATGTTCAAGAAATAACTATAAGAATCGGTGAAAGTCATGTTGCAGCATATGAAATTCCTCACCGACTCTTGAATTGTAAATCACTGAGAAAGCTGGAAATTTACATGTATGGTAATGGCAGATATACAGATATTATTCTACCAAAATCAATGAATTTAACTCAGCTTAAAGTACTAATTTTAGAGGGATTATCATTCTCCAATGTAGAACTACGTAAAAGACTCATATCAAGTTGTCCAGTTCTTGAAATTTTAACGGCAATCGATTGCGATTTACAGACTGATAATCACAGAGAGTCAGATGTACTAAACGAACAACGGATACTTGTACTCTCGGGCAGGAAGCAAGAAAACG ATGGCAATGGAACTTGCTATGACAGCTAA